TCAGTTAGTATTTGAATTATGAGGCTCCTGATGTTCCTTTTGTTGCCACATTACGCATatgtttttgaaatttttctTCGCCCTTTTGTATGTTTTTCTCCTTCAATGTTGCTTTCTCTATTTGCATTAAAAGAGCTTATGATTAGAGATTGTATCTGTATGGCTCACCAATAATCTGATCTTTGGGTTTTGTATCTGTAGGATAGGTTGAATTTGTATCAAGACAAGCTTGAACGGTCTATAGATTTGAGTAAAGGTACTTATTTTCCCTTGCAACTAGCTCTTATTCGAGAATCAAACGAAAGAAATTGCAATTATTAGATTTTATGTCTAGGCTAAGACACTTCTCATTTTGAATGGAAGGTGATTACCTGTGCTTGAAGTCTTAATTCATGATGGTGAGTTTTGgtttttatctattttccttACCGATTAAACGAGTTTCAATTGTTTCCTGAAGCACCATTGCGTCCTTCTACCACCTTAAATTACCAGGCCGCAACCCGTTTCATTGAGCATTCGTTGCCTGATCTTACCCGTGGTAAGTAATAAATCCCTTCCTAATATATATTggattaaatttcttttaatgcTGATACCGTGTTAAAAGTTTATTCTTCCATCCAGAACAGAAGAAAAATATGAGAGATATCAGCAAAGGAGAAGGATCCAAGATGAAGTATTTGGAGAGGAAGATCCAAAAGAAGAGGAAATATGAATCATCTAGCAAACATTCAGTCCAAGTTGCTGCCTTGGATTTTCTTGAAAAAGCAACACGTGAGCTTCTTGGCGATAATACAAGTGGTTTTAAGGGACCGATACAAAATGATGTGTTAGATGACGACAATCCGCACATGGATTGATTATTTTCGCCCCATATTGATCCACGGCAAGGTTCTTTTCTTACAACTTATTTTGTTTGTTTCGTTTTCATCAGATTGTTGTTAGTGTTAccttaatattttcaaaacatTTATGGAAAATTTTCACTTTATCAGTGAGTATCTTGGTTGTGTACCTCCTGATCAGTGTCCTTAGGGTGAAAGGCGACAGGGTCCCTTATTGACGCCTTCTTGAAAAAGGCGATAAaggcaaaattttttttatagattttaaaaatacatttgtATATATACTTACACACACCTAATAATTTCCCACTGTTAAAATAGTTATTCAATCTTAGTAATTAAACTATGTAACTAAAccaaatataaatttatcaataattaaataaaactaaGAACATCAAATTAACCATCAATCTACAACAAATGCAGAAATTTAAAACCAgttattaaacaataaaatcacTAATAATTGCTGTTGcagaaattaataattttataggaAGTAGTAACTTAACTTACCTGTTGTGCTGTTAGTTGAAGTTGGAAGGAGAGGGTTGAAGGAGAAGGAGAGGCTGCTGAATGTCACTGCTGTTAGGGAAAAAATGTTGGTAGCTGCGGCTGGTAGAGAGGGAGAggagagaagagaagaaaagaaagagaaaaaatgcAGTTTGCTGCAGCTGGCTGAAGAGGGAGAAAGAGGAGATAGGAgagaccaaaaaaaaaattttacagcATGATGCAGGCATGCAGCCGGCTgaatagaagaagagaaagagagggagagaagagaagagaagcagAGAGGAGAGAGAGACTGAGAGAGACATACCTGGTGTTAGAGAAGCTTTGTAGAAGGAGAGAGGCATTGGCTGCTGCTGGTTAATGTTAAAATAAAAGGTCTCTAGGGTTCTTTTAACTTAAAACCATTTAAGAcgtattttttttctcaaaaaggATTACCCCTTATTGGCAAGGGGCAATGCCTCTCCCACACGTGCCTCAGGGGAGGAGCCTCGCCTGAGCCGGCGAGGCAAGGAAGGGTCGCCTCGCCATGCCTGGCGCCTTATTAATGCCTTAGGAACACTGCTCCTGATTTAACTCTGGATCTCTCACTTTCTTTGTTAATTTCATGATTGTGAATGACCCAGTGacatttttaaatcaaattggTTATTTGCCGTATAATTGCTAGATATTGTGCAACTCATGAGTAGTTTGCTTTGTAGTTTTGTGAAAGTGTCTAAATAATGTGGTTGCTAATTCTGCATGTGATAGTGTAAATAAGAATGTAGAACAAATATGTGGATATTTTGTATGGCTGTAAAATCCTACAACAATGGAAATAGATGAACTCCAGCTACTGTTGACCAGTGCTCTAAAGAATCTCATTGGAAAAAACCTCATTGTTCTTGTTATTATTATTGGAATGTTATATGGTTCCATTCGAGTTAATACATGGAATGAGAATAGGAATACAAAATGTCCTTTTTTGATATGTGGAATGGTAATTAGGTGTAGGTTTCTTTTTGATGGAAAATTATAATGGATTAGAAAGAGCATAAGCGCATAATTTTCTTCCATTATATAATTATGATGAAAAGATTTCAATGATGAAGTATTATTTAATGCTTCAGTGCtgttaaaattattcaattcctaaaatttttggcataataatgataaaataagAAGATTATTTGATATTTGTTTGATTGAGATTGTTTGATTTCAGAAAGCTAATTTAACATTCCAAAGCTAACAATTCATAATCTGGACAGTGTGATCCAGAACATGAATCATTAATGGTTGCAACTTTTTCTGGCAAAGTTGATCGATTGTAATTTCTTTGAGAAAGCTGTACCAGGTTCTAGTAATTATACACCTGAAAGGCTATTAAGGATGTTTTTTTATTAGTATTTAGATTCGCATTTTTCTGTCGACTTGGAAATAGATGACATTTTATAACGTCGATATGGAAAATTATGTTTGACAAGATAAATGGAATGAAAGTTTCTCTGCCTGTTTTGACATCTTTATCCTTTTCTATCCTCTCAGGACTGCACCGTGGAGACTGGATCTACTGGTTCTGTCATCTGCTTGAGCTGTACCGATATTGCTTTTCTTGTTTCTGTGGTACAAGTCTTCATAGTTTCTATTATCAGTAGCAGTGTCTTCTTGGTGTTTGATGATATGAATATATTAGCACACACCATGGATGGAGAATGGAGAGCTCACCGTAGTAGATTATTATGGTCTTTCATCCTCCATTATCACTGTGAATTATTTC
The genomic region above belongs to Manihot esculenta cultivar AM560-2 chromosome 3, M.esculenta_v8, whole genome shotgun sequence and contains:
- the LOC110612405 gene encoding nuclear nucleic acid-binding protein C1D; its protein translation is MGERESSSLVPESVMDSAKTTLANIEQLHTHLLQFLPLSDPEVLAEMPPLQRAQSLLLLAKATTLLFSLRLRCSGIDPSEHHVKTELDRLNLYQDKLERSIDLSKAPLRPSTTLNYQAATRFIEHSLPDLTREQKKNMRDISKGEGSKMKYLERKIQKKRKYESSSKHSVQVAALDFLEKATRELLGDNTSGFKGPIQNDVLDDDNPHMD